One genomic window of Bos taurus isolate L1 Dominette 01449 registration number 42190680 breed Hereford chromosome Y, ARS-UCD2.0, whole genome shotgun sequence includes the following:
- the LOC132344575 gene encoding testis-specific Y-encoded protein 1-like → QVVSPVVTPGQEATLFRVEAVEEGEALVDGDVAGIGREFQLLAEDIVEEVEVVADEEQEQRPSQELEEKTVEEQGQERPGGPCERQELDALQALAALQVELSSEREQNRRAYVQFMRKNHQRRKRHLARRSAIIQGIPGFWAKAIMSHPQVSVLISDQDQDFLGYMMDLKVQVRSHPPSRCKLIFSFRDNPYFLNSVIIKEYYLDITGYRARRSTPVHWFWDFERGAPSRRLDTRSLNFLNWLSGHNGPESNRIAEIISEDVWDDPLKYYLREEGSSVRDN, encoded by the exons caagttgtgagcccag ttgtcacgccaggccaagaggccaccctcttcagggtggaggcggtggaggagggcgaggccctggtggacggagacgtggcggggatcgggcgggagttccagctgcttgcggaagacatcgtggaggaggtggaggttgtggcggatgaggagcaggaacagcggccctcccaggagctagaggagaagacggtggaggagcagggccaggaaaggcccggaggcccttgtgagcgccaggagctggatgccctgcaggcactggccgccctgcaggtagaactgagctctgagcgtgagcaaaaccgcagggcttacgttcagttcatgcgcaagaaccatcagaggaggaagcgtcacttggctcggaggagcgccatcatccagggcatccctggcttctgggccaaagct attatgagccaccctcaagtctccgtcctgatcagcgaccaagatcaagactttctcggctacatgatggacttgaag gtgcaggtgcggagccatccgccgtcccgctgcaagctgatcttttcctttcgggacaacccctacttcttgaactcggtgatcattaaggagtattaccttgacatcactg ggtacagggcacgtcgatccactccagtccactggttctgggactttgaacggggagcccccagccgcaggctggacaccaggagccttaactttctcaactggctgtcaggccacaacggcccagaatcgaacaggattgctgag atcatcagcgaagacgtgtgggacgatcccctgaagtactacctcagggaggaaggttcgtccgtgagagacaactga